Proteins found in one Populus alba chromosome 14, ASM523922v2, whole genome shotgun sequence genomic segment:
- the LOC118028259 gene encoding scarecrow-like protein 1 has translation MSLVGPAELSATPYGNHKLYSLKGSNDNSGMSAQIFCPDKRQNMYMTDSYSSESYEKYFLDSPTEELIQPSSSGISGNSAPPQGTSSYQLRKNLGSSMSPQDDPYGACFTFTTPCEGYQFNSESDYLDIESPDPLNYDEYKMKLKLQELERALLNDNDEDGMFGNSQSMEMDGEWSDPVQNGMLHDSPKESSSSDSSLSSISSNKEVSQLSPRTPRRLLFECANAISEGNIEKASTLINELRQLVSIQGDPPQRIAAYMVEGLAARMAESGKYLYKALKCKEPPSSDRLAAMQILFEICPCFKFGFMAANGAMIEAFKGERRVHIIDFDINQGSQYITLIQTLANHQGKLPHLRLTGIDDPESVQRPVGGLRIIGQRLEKLAEALKVSFEFHAVASRTSLVNPSMLNCKPGEALIVNFAFQLHHMPDESVSTVNERDQLLRMAKSLNPKLVTVVEQDVNTNTAPFFPRFTEAYNYYSAVFDSLDATLPRESQDRLNVEKQCLARDIVNIVACEGDERIERYEVAGKWRARMMMAGFTSCSITPNVVDMIRKLIKEYCDRYMLKQEVGALHFGWEDKSLIVASAWK, from the coding sequence ATGTCTTTGGTTGGACCCGCAGAACTTTCTGCAACACCATACGGAAATCATAAGCTGTACTCACTGAAGGGGAGCAATGACAACTCTGGCATGTCTGCCCAAATATTCTGCCCTGATAAACGTCAGAACATGTATATGACCGATTCTTACTCCAGTGAGAGTTATGAGAAGTACTTCCTTGATTCCCCAACAGAAGAGCTAATACAACCATCAAGTTCTGGCATTTCAGGGAATTCAGCTCCACCTCAAGGCACATCTTCCTACCAGCTAAGAAAGAATTTAGGTTCATCCATGTCCCCTCAAGATGATCCATACGGCGCTTGTTTCACATTTACGACACCCTGTGAAGGCTATCAATTCAATTCTGAGTCAGATTACTTGGACATTGAGAGCCCAGATCCACTAAACTATGATGAATATAAGATGAAATTAAAGCTTCAGGAACTTGAGAGAGCGCTTCTAAATGATAATGATGAGGATGGCATGTTTGGAAATAGTCAGAGCATGGAAATGGATGGAGAGTGGTCTGATCCAGTCCAGAATGGGATGCTCCATGATTCTCCCAAGGAGTCATCATCTTCAGATTCTAGCCTAAGTAGCATCAGCAGTAATAAAGAAGTATCACAGTTATCTCCTCGAACTCCCAGGCGATTGCTTTTTGAATGTGCCAATGCAATCTCAGAGGGAAACATTGAGAAAGCATCGACTTTAATAAACGAGCTCCGTCAATTGGTGTCAATTCAAGGAGATCCTCCACAGAGGATTGCAGCCTACATGGTGGAAGGTCTTGCAGCTCGTATGGCTGAATCTGGAAAATATCTCTATAAAGCTCTGAAATGCAAGGAACCTCCTTCTTCTGATAGGCTTGCAGCTATGCAGATCCTTTTTGAGATTTGCCcttgttttaaatttggatttatggCAGCAAATGGTGCGATGATCGAGGCATTTAAAGGTGAAAGGAGAGTTCATATAATAGATTTTGACATAAACCAAGGGAGTCAGTACATAACACTGATACAAACACTCGCCAACCATCAAGGTAAGCTACCACACTTGAGGTTAACAGGGATCGATGACCCTGAGTCAGTTCAACGACCTGTTGGTGGCCTGAGGATCATTGGGCAAAGGCTTGAAAAGCTAGCTGAAGCACTTAAGGTCTCGTTTGAGTTTCATGCAGTGGCCTCCAGGACTTCACTTGTCAATCCATCAATGCTGAACTGCAAGCCTGGGGAAGCACTTATAGTTAATTTTGCTTTCCAACTCCACCACATGCCTGATGAGAGTGTTTCAACGGTAAACGAGAGAGACCAGCTTCTTCGGATGGCTAAGAGCTTGAATCCAAAACTAGTAACTGTTGTTGAGCAAGATGTGAATACTAATACTGCTCCTTTTTTCCCGAGATTTACCGAAGCTTACAACTATTACTCTGCTGTGTTTGACTCTCTTGATGCAACTCTCCCACGGGAGAGCCAGGATAGACTGAATGTTGAGAAACAGTGCCTGGCAAGGGACATAGTGAACATAGTCGCATGTGAGGGAGATGAAAGGATTGAGCGGTATGAAGTTGCAGGGAAATGGAGAGCAAGGATGATGATGGCTGGCTTCACTTCATGTTCAATCACTCCTAATGTGGTTGATATGATCCGGAAACTCATCAAGGAGTACTGCGATAGATACATGTTGAAGCAGGAAGTAGGTGCCCTTCATTTTGGGTGGGAGGACAAAAGTTTGATTGTTGCTTCAGCTTGGAAGTAA